One segment of Gordonia terrae DNA contains the following:
- the fmt gene encoding methionyl-tRNA formyltransferase: MRIVFAGTPEVAVPSLQALIDSPSHEVVGVVTRPDAVSGRGRKVMRSPVGLLADEHSLEVITPRRLSEPEVDDVLRRWAPDCGAVVAYGGLVPPGLLDLPRHGWINLHFSVLPAWRGAAPVQAAIAAGDEVTGASTFRLEKGLDTGPVFGVLTETIRPTDTSGDLLARLADAGSGLLLSTLDGLEAGELAPEPQPTAGVSHAPKIEVDDAKVRWDLPAHIIDRLIRAYTPAPGPWTSLDDARIKVGPVSIVLSTDDPGLPEAVRDGSLAPGALAVSKKAVFVGTGSQPVALGTVQPPGKKPMPAPDWARGARLTDGTVLG; this comes from the coding sequence GTCACATGAGGTCGTCGGGGTCGTCACCCGCCCCGATGCGGTGTCCGGCCGCGGCCGCAAGGTGATGCGGTCTCCCGTCGGCCTACTCGCCGACGAGCACTCGCTCGAGGTGATCACCCCGCGACGGCTGTCCGAGCCGGAGGTCGACGACGTGCTCCGGCGCTGGGCTCCCGACTGCGGCGCCGTCGTGGCCTACGGCGGGCTCGTACCACCCGGACTGCTCGACCTCCCGCGACACGGCTGGATCAATCTGCATTTCTCGGTGCTTCCCGCCTGGCGCGGTGCGGCTCCGGTCCAGGCCGCCATCGCGGCCGGCGACGAGGTGACGGGCGCCAGCACGTTCCGGCTCGAGAAGGGCCTCGACACCGGCCCGGTCTTCGGCGTGCTGACCGAGACCATCCGGCCCACCGACACCAGCGGCGACCTCCTGGCACGGCTGGCCGATGCCGGCTCCGGGTTGTTGCTGTCCACCCTCGACGGCCTGGAGGCGGGCGAACTCGCCCCCGAACCACAGCCCACGGCCGGCGTGAGCCACGCGCCCAAGATCGAGGTCGACGACGCCAAGGTCCGATGGGACCTGCCGGCGCACATCATCGATCGACTGATCCGCGCGTACACCCCCGCCCCCGGACCGTGGACGAGTCTCGACGACGCGCGGATCAAGGTGGGGCCGGTGTCGATCGTGTTGTCGACCGACGACCCCGGTCTGCCCGAGGCGGTGCGGGACGGTTCACTCGCGCCCGGTGCTCTCGCGGTCAGCAAGAAGGCGGTGTTCGTCGGAACGGGCTCGCAGCCGGTGGCACTGGGCACCGTGCAACCGCCCGGAAAGAAGCCGATGCCCGCGCCCGACTGGGCCCGCGGCGCGCGTCTGACCGACGGGACGGTCCTGGGATGA
- a CDS encoding RsmB/NOP family class I SAM-dependent RNA methyltransferase — protein sequence MSGKFRQKDLDPARVAARDTLRAVRERDAYANLVLPKMLRDRRIEGRDAAFATELAYGAARAQGLLDAVISAAAKRPVADIDGSVLDVLRLGTYQLLRTRVGAHAAVSTSVDLVRSENGMGPSGFANAVLRKVSQKDEDMWVEELAPSPADDLVGYLAFQYAHPRWIAEVFRDALGGSAGQLQAALAADDERPPVHLVARPGLITAEELALTSEGEVGDFSPYCVYLPGGDPGDVAAIREGYAGVQDEGSQLIARAVTVAEVADDGGRWLDMCAGPGGKAALIGSLAEIDGARLDAVEVSEHRAGLIRKVVSDLPVTIHVADARSSGLDDGYDRILLDAPCSGLGSLRRRPESRWRRTAADVDELVVLQKQLLTEALRLVKPGGVVLYSTCSPHPAETTAVVADVVASVDGVRQLDARPLVTVGKLGPDLLGDGPHVQLWPHVHGTDAMFLAALTRD from the coding sequence ATGAGCGGGAAGTTCCGGCAGAAGGATCTCGATCCCGCCCGCGTGGCGGCCCGCGACACCTTGCGCGCAGTGCGTGAACGCGACGCCTACGCCAACCTCGTTCTTCCGAAGATGCTGCGGGACAGAAGAATCGAAGGACGCGACGCTGCCTTCGCCACGGAACTGGCCTACGGTGCGGCGCGAGCACAGGGTTTGCTGGACGCGGTGATCTCGGCCGCCGCGAAACGGCCGGTCGCCGACATCGACGGCTCGGTTCTCGACGTCTTGCGCCTGGGTACCTATCAGCTGTTGCGGACGAGGGTCGGCGCGCACGCCGCGGTGTCCACGTCGGTCGATCTGGTGCGTTCCGAGAACGGAATGGGACCGTCGGGTTTCGCGAATGCCGTGCTGCGGAAGGTCTCGCAGAAGGACGAGGACATGTGGGTGGAGGAGCTCGCCCCGTCGCCCGCGGACGATCTCGTCGGCTATCTCGCCTTCCAGTACGCCCATCCGCGATGGATCGCGGAGGTGTTCCGCGATGCGCTCGGCGGTTCGGCGGGACAACTGCAGGCTGCGCTGGCCGCCGATGACGAGCGACCGCCGGTGCATCTCGTGGCGCGTCCCGGTCTCATCACCGCCGAGGAACTCGCTCTCACCAGCGAGGGCGAGGTCGGCGACTTCTCCCCGTACTGCGTCTACCTGCCGGGCGGCGATCCCGGCGACGTCGCCGCGATTCGCGAGGGGTACGCGGGCGTGCAGGACGAGGGCAGTCAGCTGATCGCTCGTGCGGTGACCGTTGCCGAGGTCGCCGACGACGGCGGTCGATGGCTCGACATGTGCGCCGGCCCCGGCGGAAAGGCCGCACTCATCGGTTCGCTCGCCGAGATCGACGGTGCCCGACTCGATGCGGTCGAGGTGTCCGAGCATCGCGCCGGCCTGATCCGCAAGGTCGTGTCCGACCTGCCGGTGACCATCCATGTCGCCGACGCCCGGTCCAGTGGGCTCGATGACGGTTACGACCGGATCCTGCTCGACGCCCCGTGCTCGGGGCTGGGGTCGCTGCGCCGACGCCCCGAATCCCGGTGGCGCCGGACCGCTGCCGACGTCGACGAACTCGTCGTCCTCCAGAAGCAACTGCTCACCGAAGCCCTGCGGTTGGTCAAACCCGGTGGTGTGGTGCTCTATTCGACGTGTTCGCCACACCCGGCCGAGACGACCGCGGTGGTGGCCGACGTGGTGGCATCGGTCGACGGCGTGCGCCAACTCGATGCCCGCCCGCTCGTGACGGTGGGCAAACTCGGCCCGGACCTGTTGGGCGACGGCCCCCACGTACAGCTCTGGCCACATGTCCACGGCACCGACGCCATGTTCTTGGCGGCGTTGACGCGGGACTGA